A genome region from Sporocytophaga myxococcoides DSM 11118 includes the following:
- a CDS encoding T9SS type A sorting domain-containing protein: protein MKKILRKPLLVVTMLFATLFTEAQVATRLQFPNPNQHVYFGSSVTEFNGHSIIGTEFRDRIHLFQNATHKFEAVGPQYSGFGYAHSMSSNWIVVGAPKINSYTGTVYLAKSVNGQYQNNFNTILTAHTPGQYDEFGRALDVHNNWLVIGAPNTYNTSHGGYIEVWKESGSSWVRSQKITPSGLPADADFGYSVAIRGDRMVVGAPGIKKVYIYKQVNDVWVQEQIYQPNLPAWGQPATDAWGNTVYLSRFGYDVDITDGLLIVGDPEARKAAILTRNGSVWQLTNTLNPPASAGPYNSDQFGYSVAIQFNRAVVGAPYPAQGGVRPNEGKVYLYTDGYQFKGHLYIGNNASLSVSGLGYSVAIDSDNVLGGAPYTNNVSTNVPSEGAVFRLPFYYVYQSGSWRTLTEAEDGMDASTSSISLYPNPVNGEVVNVKSSETIVSVEAVSAAGAVKSLGVSENMVDVSALENGVYALKIKTASGVKVEKLVKE from the coding sequence ATGAAAAAAATTTTAAGAAAACCGCTATTGGTTGTGACAATGCTTTTTGCAACCTTATTTACTGAAGCTCAGGTAGCTACTCGTTTACAATTCCCCAATCCGAATCAGCACGTTTATTTCGGATCTTCAGTTACTGAGTTTAACGGTCATTCAATTATTGGTACCGAATTCAGGGACAGGATACATTTATTTCAAAATGCCACTCACAAATTTGAGGCGGTTGGTCCTCAATACAGCGGATTTGGATATGCTCATTCTATGAGCAGTAACTGGATCGTAGTAGGTGCACCAAAGATCAACAGCTACACCGGAACAGTCTATCTGGCAAAAAGTGTAAACGGACAGTATCAAAACAATTTCAACACCATTCTTACCGCTCATACTCCCGGTCAGTATGATGAATTCGGGAGAGCTCTTGATGTGCACAATAACTGGTTGGTAATTGGTGCTCCTAACACTTACAACACATCACATGGAGGGTATATTGAAGTCTGGAAAGAATCAGGTAGCTCATGGGTGAGAAGTCAAAAAATCACACCTTCAGGACTTCCTGCTGATGCAGATTTCGGATATTCTGTTGCTATAAGAGGTGACCGCATGGTAGTAGGTGCTCCGGGGATTAAGAAAGTTTATATTTATAAACAGGTAAATGATGTCTGGGTACAGGAGCAGATTTATCAACCTAATTTACCTGCCTGGGGTCAGCCCGCCACTGATGCCTGGGGAAACACTGTATATCTTTCCAGATTCGGATATGATGTAGATATTACAGATGGCCTGCTTATAGTCGGAGACCCGGAGGCTAGAAAAGCTGCCATTTTAACCAGAAACGGAAGCGTTTGGCAATTGACAAACACCCTAAATCCACCTGCTTCGGCTGGTCCTTATAACTCAGATCAGTTTGGATATTCTGTGGCTATTCAGTTTAACAGAGCGGTAGTAGGTGCACCTTATCCAGCTCAGGGAGGCGTGAGACCAAATGAAGGTAAAGTATATCTGTATACTGACGGTTATCAGTTCAAAGGACACTTGTATATAGGAAATAATGCTTCTCTAAGCGTTTCTGGCCTGGGATATAGTGTAGCGATAGACAGCGACAATGTTCTTGGTGGAGCTCCATACACCAATAATGTGAGCACAAATGTTCCTAGTGAAGGAGCTGTTTTCAGACTGCCTTTCTATTATGTTTACCAGTCTGGTAGCTGGAGAACTTTGACAGAAGCTGAAGACGGAATGGATGCCAGCACTTCTTCAATATCGTTATATCCTAATCCTGTCAATGGAGAGGTGGTTAACGTAAAATCATCTGAAACGATTGTGTCAGTAGAAGCTGTTTCTGCAGCAGGAGCTGTCAAATCTCTTGGAGTTTCAGAAAATATGGTTGATGTTAGTGCTCTTGAAAATGGTGTCTATGCATTGAAAATAAAGACTGCATCTGGTGTAAAAGTTGAGAAACTTGTTAAAGAATAA